In Salvelinus sp. IW2-2015 linkage group LG21, ASM291031v2, whole genome shotgun sequence, the genomic window CCTGATGCTCAACGTAACCAATAACCatacattttattgttttatgtTGTAGCCTGAAAATCTGTGTTTAAATTGTGGTTTATGATTAGATAAACACGTTTACTTTGCTGAAAATACAGTATGTTTGAATTTGGGCTTTTGGTCTAATTTATACAGTGACTATTGAAGgagaaaggaaaccgcacactgctcttgatagtatcaccgatatttaataagcttagtatcggcctcacggccttcgtcagagcttttgtgatttttaaaatttacactcttatgtagacctggccccacccacatccgttctacacatcgaagggggtggAGGCAAAGCTGTCCGACATGTCAGAGCTGGTGCTGGTGCGGCGTTCGCCGTGGCTGGTGAGCGAGGAGAGGAACTCAACGCTGCTCTCGGGGTCCTGGAGGTCCAGGCTGAGCTTTGGAGGGGAGAACCTCCAGTAGGCCAGGAGTACCAGGAGGCCCAGCATGAGAAGGGAGGCGACGGGGAGGACCACGTAGAGGAGCAGCTCTGACCTCACTTCCTGGTCGAGGCTCAGCTCATTCCAGTTGTAGCCCTGGTGGTTTTGGAGGGAAAAGAGTTAATTAATCACGTCATTGAAAGGACAGAAAAAAAGATTC contains:
- the LOC111982311 gene encoding small integral membrane protein 28-like, giving the protein MRTLLDSSWIKFGPAGRGSIDWVTGSPSPPMVERQLQGYNWNELSLDQEVRSELLLYVVLPVASLLMLGLLVLLAYWRFSPPKLSLDLQDPESSVEFLSSLTSHGERRTSTSSDMSDSFASTPFDV